The Aggregatilinea lenta genome includes a region encoding these proteins:
- the obgE gene encoding GTPase ObgE: protein MSYDEATITVKSGNGGNGIIAFRREKYIPRGGPNGGDGGKGGDVYLVVKPTLNTLVVFNQKRSFQAQHGEHGGQSDRTGHGGDDLLIDVPPGTIVRDAETGALIADLVEPGQQVMVAKGGRGGRGNARYATSTNQAPRYAEKGEPGEERRLQLELKLLADIGLVGAPNAGKSTLLSVLSNAKPKIADYPFTTLEPNLGVAMVDHRDIVLADIPGLIEGAHAGVGLGHDFLRHIQRTRVLIHVLDGSAEDPLADFHQINTELALFDERLGEKPQIVAFNKMDLPDAQTRWLEIRAALEALDYEVIDISAATHLNTRTVLLRAMQILDELPEEVSDEETEKPVYQLGEDPFAFEVARDRNGEFRVTGKRIERAVAMTYWDYDQAVARFQRILESMGIAKALRNAGIHNGDTVHIGDMEFEWED from the coding sequence ATGAGCTATGATGAAGCAACGATAACCGTAAAAAGCGGCAATGGCGGCAACGGCATCATCGCGTTCCGCCGCGAGAAGTATATCCCCAGGGGCGGTCCCAACGGCGGTGACGGCGGCAAGGGTGGCGACGTGTACCTTGTCGTCAAGCCGACCCTCAACACGCTGGTCGTCTTCAACCAGAAGCGTTCGTTTCAGGCCCAGCACGGCGAGCACGGCGGCCAGAGTGACCGTACCGGGCACGGCGGCGACGATCTACTGATCGACGTGCCGCCGGGCACCATCGTGCGCGATGCGGAAACAGGAGCGCTGATCGCGGACCTCGTGGAGCCGGGCCAGCAGGTGATGGTCGCCAAGGGCGGGCGCGGCGGGCGCGGCAACGCGCGTTACGCCACCAGCACCAACCAGGCGCCGCGTTACGCCGAAAAAGGGGAGCCGGGCGAGGAGCGCCGTTTGCAGCTTGAACTCAAGCTGCTGGCCGATATCGGGCTGGTCGGCGCGCCCAACGCGGGCAAATCGACCCTGCTGTCCGTCCTCAGCAACGCCAAGCCGAAGATCGCCGATTACCCCTTCACCACCCTGGAGCCGAATCTGGGCGTGGCGATGGTCGATCACCGTGACATCGTGCTGGCCGATATTCCGGGACTGATCGAAGGCGCGCACGCGGGCGTCGGGCTGGGCCACGACTTTCTGCGCCACATCCAGCGCACGCGCGTGCTGATCCACGTGCTCGACGGCAGCGCGGAGGACCCGCTGGCCGACTTCCACCAGATCAACACCGAGCTGGCCCTGTTCGACGAGCGCCTGGGCGAAAAGCCGCAGATCGTCGCGTTCAACAAGATGGATCTGCCCGACGCGCAAACCCGCTGGCTGGAAATCCGCGCCGCGTTGGAAGCCCTCGACTACGAGGTGATCGACATCTCCGCCGCGACACATCTCAACACACGCACTGTGCTGCTGCGCGCCATGCAGATCCTGGACGAACTGCCGGAAGAAGTGTCCGACGAAGAAACCGAAAAGCCGGTCTACCAGCTCGGCGAAGATCCGTTTGCGTTCGAAGTCGCGCGCGACCGGAACGGCGAGTTCCGCGTGACGGGCAAGCGCATCGAGCGTGCCGTCGCCATGACCTATTGGGATTACGATCAGGCCGTGGCGCGCTTCCAGCGTATCCTCGAATCGATGGGCATCGCCAAGGCCCTGCGCAACGCGGGCATTCACAACGGCGACACGGTGCACATCGGCGACATGGAGTTTGAATGGGAAGACTGA
- a CDS encoding DUF4926 domain-containing protein: MIKEHDRIVLTVDLPDYQLRAGDVGTVVHIYRTGEAYEVEFFTLDGQTLDVVTVEAAQARPVRSTEVLHARALT, translated from the coding sequence ATGATCAAAGAACACGACCGGATCGTCCTGACAGTGGACCTGCCCGACTACCAGCTTCGCGCGGGGGACGTAGGCACGGTCGTCCACATTTACCGCACGGGCGAAGCCTACGAGGTCGAATTCTTCACGCTCGACGGGCAGACGCTCGACGTGGTGACGGTCGAGGCGGCGCAGGCACGTCCGGTGCGCAGCACGGAAGTCCTGCACGCGCGCGCCCTCACCTAG
- a CDS encoding outer membrane protein assembly factor BamB family protein: protein MNRNFKIGFALFVWLFSGVFIWLSWTHPALFNDCDPVDSRIGQSHERTVTSASLNLDNLWNFIDAQNITVRAMNDTVFISESQCDRVFALEARTGQVKWESRVASPGKLFLDRDRNRIYVYYSPIKGRSIVALDATSGEKLWSNTPVSIGYRGELQVLMLTDGRLFAVTAEKQGVQISPLDPDTGKKGTPIIVAPRDSFSSDYFVYDHFWQIHGGYLQAITVDNEVTWESSKNKLNPCCLQGIAVAQGKIIVGVGTDIFALDQRSGGDLWRYSGSSIAGPTVVGNAVYSLTINAELQALDINTGQQIGSRRFSPPEPSNYDTTESDDSIGASQLISDNGFIIVYFADIDLMSVYLIECFSRADAPHAAR from the coding sequence ATGAATCGGAACTTTAAGATAGGCTTTGCACTCTTTGTGTGGCTATTTAGCGGCGTGTTTATATGGCTATCTTGGACCCACCCCGCATTGTTCAATGATTGCGATCCAGTTGACAGCCGTATAGGGCAATCGCACGAAAGAACGGTTACGAGCGCCTCGCTGAATTTGGATAACCTCTGGAACTTCATTGACGCTCAAAATATCACCGTCAGGGCTATGAACGATACGGTGTTTATATCTGAAAGCCAGTGTGATCGGGTTTTCGCGTTGGAGGCAAGAACTGGTCAAGTTAAGTGGGAATCTCGTGTTGCTAGTCCTGGCAAACTTTTCCTGGACAGAGATCGAAATCGTATCTATGTCTATTACTCTCCAATAAAAGGCAGGAGTATCGTTGCGTTGGATGCAACATCAGGCGAAAAACTATGGAGCAACACCCCTGTAAGCATCGGTTACAGAGGAGAACTACAAGTCTTGATGCTCACCGATGGGCGGCTTTTTGCTGTCACCGCAGAAAAACAAGGAGTGCAAATCTCGCCACTAGACCCGGATACAGGCAAAAAGGGCACCCCCATTATAGTCGCGCCTCGTGACTCGTTTAGCAGTGATTACTTTGTTTACGATCACTTCTGGCAGATACATGGCGGGTATCTGCAGGCAATAACGGTTGATAACGAAGTTACGTGGGAATCCTCAAAAAACAAGTTAAATCCCTGCTGTTTGCAAGGTATAGCTGTTGCACAAGGGAAAATAATAGTTGGGGTGGGAACTGATATTTTTGCCCTAGACCAGCGATCAGGCGGAGACCTGTGGCGCTATTCTGGAAGCTCCATCGCTGGTCCAACCGTTGTGGGCAATGCCGTTTACTCGCTCACTATCAACGCGGAATTGCAGGCACTAGATATCAATACGGGTCAGCAAATAGGCTCTCGGCGTTTTTCGCCGCCTGAACCTTCCAACTACGATACGACCGAAAGCGATGATTCAATAGGGGCCAGTCAGTTGATTTCGGATAATGGCTTCATTATCGTTTATTTCGCTGATATCGATTTGATGTCTGTTTACCTCATCGAGTGCTTCTCCCGGGCTGACGCCCCTCACGCGGCGCGCTGA
- a CDS encoding HIT family protein: MDFHHAPDGYRCPFCLLAQGLADDKGWSTPDHVVYRDDLVYAMIASHQSPVNAGNTLVIPTTHYENLYVLPADVGTRIHLVAQAVALAMKAAWSCDGVSTRQHNEPAGNQDVWHYHLHVTPRYSGDDFYATYLQRRFLMPTEQRAELAAQLRSQMPNLPRA, encoded by the coding sequence ATGGATTTCCACCACGCCCCCGACGGCTACCGCTGCCCGTTCTGCCTGCTGGCGCAGGGGCTGGCCGACGACAAGGGCTGGAGCACCCCCGACCACGTCGTTTACCGCGACGACCTCGTCTATGCCATGATCGCCTCGCACCAGTCGCCGGTCAACGCCGGAAACACGCTGGTCATCCCCACCACCCACTACGAGAACCTGTACGTGCTTCCCGCCGACGTCGGCACGCGGATTCACCTCGTGGCGCAGGCGGTCGCGCTGGCGATGAAGGCCGCGTGGTCCTGCGACGGCGTCTCGACGCGCCAGCACAACGAGCCCGCCGGAAACCAGGATGTGTGGCACTATCACCTGCACGTCACGCCGCGCTACTCCGGCGACGACTTCTACGCCACCTACCTCCAGCGGCGTTTCCTCATGCCCACCGAGCAGCGCGCGGAGCTTGCCGCGCAGCTGCGGTCACAGATGCCTAATCTTCCCAGAGCTTAA
- a CDS encoding polyprenyl synthetase family protein codes for MALDDLLKAVDERLLSVTQSAVPVLQDASNHLLAAGGKRLRPRLVLLAHAAVNGQTPDDAIPLAVGVELIHTATLVHDDINDHGTMRRGRETVNARWGGTVALLTGDFMFTKVYQMMATYPREINAILAEATATLVEGETLQILAAKQGALDRETYMEIIAKKTAALFVAAVELGATIAHAPAEWTAALKAYAFNLGLAFQIADDILDLIGDTTTLGKNAGIDVAQGRGLAVAMQGGHTPGNGIAVELANDDFSALAEGFGDSLQEAVTKGRAKAREYADLAVQSLDVLPASPARDELRDLAYQAANRDH; via the coding sequence ATGGCACTCGACGATCTTCTCAAGGCGGTAGATGAGCGACTGCTCTCGGTTACGCAAAGCGCCGTCCCGGTTCTCCAAGACGCCAGCAACCACCTCCTCGCGGCAGGCGGCAAACGACTCCGCCCGCGCCTCGTGCTGCTGGCGCATGCCGCCGTCAACGGGCAGACACCTGACGATGCGATCCCGCTGGCGGTCGGCGTGGAACTGATCCATACGGCGACGCTCGTCCACGACGACATCAACGATCACGGCACGATGCGACGCGGACGCGAAACGGTCAACGCACGCTGGGGCGGCACGGTCGCCCTGCTGACCGGGGACTTCATGTTCACCAAGGTCTACCAGATGATGGCGACCTATCCGCGCGAAATCAACGCGATCCTGGCCGAAGCGACCGCGACGCTCGTCGAAGGCGAGACGCTGCAAATCCTGGCCGCCAAGCAGGGCGCGCTCGACCGTGAAACCTACATGGAAATCATCGCCAAGAAGACGGCGGCGCTGTTCGTCGCGGCGGTGGAACTGGGCGCGACCATCGCGCACGCGCCCGCCGAGTGGACCGCCGCGCTCAAGGCGTACGCGTTCAACCTGGGGCTGGCGTTCCAAATCGCGGACGACATCCTCGACCTGATCGGGGATACGACAACGCTTGGCAAGAATGCGGGCATCGACGTGGCGCAGGGACGCGGCCTCGCGGTCGCCATGCAGGGCGGCCACACACCCGGCAACGGCATCGCGGTCGAGCTGGCCAACGACGATTTCTCCGCCCTGGCCGAGGGCTTCGGCGATTCGCTGCAAGAGGCCGTGACCAAGGGCCGCGCGAAGGCGCGCGAGTATGCCGACCTTGCCGTACAGAGCCTCGACGTGCTGCCCGCCTCTCCTGCCCGCGACGAACTGCGCGATCTGGCGTATCAGGCCGCCAACCGCGACCATTAG
- a CDS encoding GbsR/MarR family transcriptional regulator — MTDTTTPHGFQDPSLQAANTSVLEGLGLLASYFGFSKVVGQLFGALLLSPRPLNLDEMMEELGISKASVSMNLRSLEHMGIVHEVWIKDDRRKYYRPESDFWRIMTNVLSSRELRDVNQALRVLHDNAEAVQDAMPKMNEQDREMADFYINRLDQLQDFFGLAKLVLTSIIEQAQNQPDINEFKRLDFE; from the coding sequence ATGACCGATACAACCACCCCACACGGGTTTCAGGACCCCAGCCTACAGGCCGCCAATACCAGCGTGCTCGAAGGACTGGGTTTACTCGCGAGTTACTTCGGCTTTAGCAAAGTCGTCGGCCAGTTGTTTGGGGCGCTGCTGCTCAGTCCGCGCCCGCTCAACCTGGACGAAATGATGGAAGAGCTGGGGATCTCGAAGGCCAGCGTCAGCATGAATCTGCGCTCGCTGGAGCATATGGGCATCGTGCATGAAGTCTGGATCAAGGACGACCGGCGCAAGTACTACCGGCCCGAGAGCGACTTCTGGCGCATCATGACCAACGTGCTCAGCAGCCGCGAGCTGCGCGACGTCAACCAGGCGCTGCGCGTCCTGCACGACAACGCGGAAGCCGTCCAGGACGCCATGCCCAAGATGAACGAGCAGGACCGGGAAATGGCCGATTTTTACATCAACCGCCTGGATCAGCTTCAGGACTTTTTCGGGCTGGCCAAGCTCGTGCTGACCTCGATCATCGAGCAGGCGCAGAACCAGCCGGACATCAACGAGTTCAAACGCCTGGACTTTGAGTAG
- a CDS encoding N-acetylmuramoyl-L-alanine amidase: MSRDADLTRRRFLGLAGITSLAAGLTCATGAAGYFLLSAVRRSHGAADPSPTPRPLSLKQIERPVITSRTDWGAREPNHEARNESGFYSLLNEEGWREYEGDLRATYTTVVVHHSVILETADDATMREIQDLHMDDRGWADIAYHFGVGTTGAVFEGRALDVRGTHVEGANTGSVGVVFFGNFEETVPTAEQLGAGEDLINWLALRLELTHLAGHMDFNDFTDCPGRNLSYYLEALAQSAGLELGTGGYVEPET; the protein is encoded by the coding sequence ATGTCCCGCGACGCTGATCTGACCCGCCGCCGCTTCCTGGGCCTGGCCGGGATCACGTCGCTGGCCGCCGGGCTGACCTGCGCAACCGGCGCAGCAGGTTACTTCCTGCTCAGCGCGGTGCGCCGCAGCCATGGGGCCGCCGATCCGTCCCCTACCCCGCGCCCCCTGTCCCTCAAGCAGATTGAGCGCCCGGTGATCACCTCTCGTACCGACTGGGGCGCACGCGAGCCGAATCACGAAGCGCGCAACGAGTCCGGCTTCTACAGTCTGCTCAACGAAGAGGGCTGGCGCGAATACGAGGGCGATCTGCGCGCCACGTACACGACCGTCGTCGTGCACCACTCGGTAATCCTGGAAACCGCCGACGACGCCACGATGCGCGAGATCCAGGATCTGCACATGGACGACCGCGGCTGGGCCGACATCGCGTACCATTTCGGCGTCGGCACGACCGGGGCCGTGTTCGAGGGGCGCGCGCTGGACGTGCGCGGCACGCACGTCGAAGGGGCCAACACCGGCAGTGTCGGCGTGGTGTTCTTCGGCAACTTCGAGGAAACGGTGCCCACCGCCGAACAGCTCGGCGCGGGGGAAGACCTGATCAACTGGCTGGCCCTGCGCCTGGAGCTGACCCACCTGGCCGGACACATGGATTTCAACGACTTCACCGATTGTCCGGGCCGCAACCTGAGCTATTACCTTGAGGCGCTGGCGCAGTCCGCCGGGCTCGAACTGGGCACCGGCGGTTACGTAGAGCCGGAGACGTGA
- a CDS encoding redox-sensing transcriptional repressor Rex: protein MANTPTIPDIVIGRLPIYLRALNHMIQEEKDYTSSHELGERLGISSAQIRKDLSHFGEFGKQGTGYNVRFLYDQIRQILQVDRQWPMAVVGIGDLGRAVANYRGFEPRGFQVACLFDNDADKIREKINDLEVLPMERLSDEIEKRGIQVAMIAVPAEAAQAVADQLVEAGVRAILNYAPISLVVPPNVRVQHIDPAVHLQHMAYYLR from the coding sequence ATGGCGAATACCCCCACCATTCCAGACATTGTCATTGGACGCTTGCCGATCTATCTGCGAGCGCTGAACCATATGATCCAGGAAGAAAAGGATTATACGTCGTCGCACGAGCTTGGCGAGCGCCTGGGCATCAGTTCCGCACAGATCCGGAAGGACCTGTCGCACTTCGGTGAGTTTGGCAAGCAGGGAACCGGCTATAACGTCCGGTTCCTTTACGATCAGATCCGCCAGATCCTTCAGGTAGACCGGCAGTGGCCGATGGCCGTCGTCGGCATCGGCGACCTGGGGCGCGCGGTCGCCAATTATCGCGGCTTTGAGCCGCGCGGCTTCCAGGTTGCGTGCCTGTTCGACAACGACGCCGACAAGATCCGGGAAAAGATCAACGACCTCGAAGTGCTGCCGATGGAGCGCCTGAGCGACGAAATTGAGAAGCGCGGCATCCAGGTGGCGATGATCGCGGTGCCCGCCGAAGCGGCGCAGGCGGTCGCGGACCAGCTCGTCGAGGCCGGGGTCCGCGCGATTCTGAACTACGCGCCGATCTCGCTCGTCGTGCCGCCGAATGTTCGTGTCCAGCACATCGACCCGGCGGTGCACCTGCAGCACATGGCCTATTACCTGCGCTGA
- a CDS encoding VanZ family protein: protein MTHHERITIPGWLRRWGPALAIMALLFVSSSQPKIEQPGAETVYFSGAMPIFPGGWDFIVKKSGHMLAYGLLAALLCRALWRPGAGRSAGLGALAGTMLYAVSDELHQTLVRGRHASATDLGFDFVGAALAILLVWIVMRWRAPQPAGQRR, encoded by the coding sequence ATGACACACCACGAGAGAATTACAATCCCGGGCTGGTTGCGCCGCTGGGGTCCCGCGCTGGCGATCATGGCGCTGTTGTTCGTCAGTTCCTCGCAGCCAAAGATCGAGCAGCCCGGTGCGGAAACGGTCTACTTCTCCGGCGCGATGCCGATCTTCCCCGGCGGGTGGGATTTCATCGTCAAAAAGAGCGGCCACATGCTCGCGTACGGGCTGTTGGCCGCTCTGCTGTGTCGTGCGTTATGGCGTCCCGGTGCCGGACGCAGCGCCGGTCTCGGCGCGCTGGCGGGGACGATGCTCTATGCAGTGAGCGATGAACTGCACCAGACTCTCGTACGCGGGCGTCATGCCTCCGCGACCGATCTGGGCTTCGACTTCGTCGGCGCAGCGCTGGCGATTCTGCTCGTGTGGATCGTCATGCGCTGGCGCGCGCCGCAGCCAGCCGGTCAGCGCAGGTAA
- the proC gene encoding pyrroline-5-carboxylate reductase → MFEDLTLAFIGGGNMGEAMIHGLIKKNMVDPQQIIASEPRTERGEELAERYGVRFTTDNVEATTEADLLVLAVKPQVLEDVLPEIRSGARNCSLVLSIVAGVPIRAIADGLANPYVVRAMPNTPARIGQGISVWAATPEVPEDQRKLAQALLQALGQEIYVRDEDYLNMATALSGTGPAYVFLFMEAMIDAGVHMGFSRYVAEQLVIQTMRGSVEYAAASGEHPAVLRNQVTSPGGTSAEAIYHLEKGNLRTVVARAIWAAYQRSVGLGGGRKVSRLAGRHPDQNGDDEGDESD, encoded by the coding sequence ATGTTTGAGGATCTCACCCTGGCGTTTATCGGCGGCGGCAACATGGGCGAGGCGATGATCCACGGCCTGATCAAGAAGAATATGGTCGATCCGCAGCAGATCATCGCGTCCGAGCCGCGCACGGAGCGCGGAGAAGAGCTGGCCGAGCGCTACGGCGTGCGCTTCACGACGGATAACGTGGAAGCCACCACGGAAGCCGATCTGCTGGTGCTGGCGGTCAAGCCGCAGGTGCTGGAAGACGTGCTGCCGGAGATCCGCTCCGGGGCGCGTAACTGCTCGCTGGTGCTGAGCATCGTCGCAGGCGTGCCGATCCGCGCCATCGCGGACGGGCTGGCGAACCCGTACGTTGTGCGGGCTATGCCCAACACCCCGGCACGCATCGGGCAGGGGATCAGCGTCTGGGCGGCGACGCCGGAAGTGCCGGAAGATCAGCGCAAGCTGGCGCAGGCGCTGCTGCAAGCGCTGGGCCAGGAAATTTACGTGCGCGACGAGGATTATCTGAACATGGCGACGGCGCTCAGCGGCACCGGCCCGGCCTACGTGTTCCTGTTCATGGAAGCGATGATCGACGCGGGCGTGCACATGGGCTTTTCGCGCTACGTCGCGGAGCAGCTCGTGATCCAGACCATGCGCGGCTCGGTCGAATATGCGGCTGCGTCGGGCGAGCACCCGGCGGTGCTGCGCAACCAGGTCACCAGCCCCGGCGGCACGTCGGCAGAGGCGATCTATCACCTGGAAAAAGGCAACCTGCGCACGGTGGTGGCGCGGGCGATTTGGGCCGCGTACCAGCGCAGTGTTGGGCTGGGCGGCGGTCGGAAAGTGTCGCGGCTGGCGGGCCGCCATCCCGACCAGAACGGCGACGATGAAGGCGACGAGAGCGACTAG
- the atpA gene encoding F0F1 ATP synthase subunit alpha yields the protein MAELTSELTKGLLEQIASFERELKAVEVGTVEEVGDGIARVAGLDHIRASELVQFENGVMGMVFNLEADNVGVIIMGDYTEIREGDEVRGTDRVISVPVGEGLVGRVVDALGRPIDGKGPIRSAEYLPVEQMAPGVIDRRNVDRPLQTGIRAIDAMFAIGRGQRELIIGDRQTGKTAIALDAIINQKDENVISIYVAIGQKRAQVARVVATLEEHGAMDSTIVVVASASDPAALQYIAPYSGTAMGEYFMAKGGDALIVYDDLSKHAWAYRQVSLLMRRPPGREAYPGDVFYLHSRLLERSAQMSTERGGGSLTALPIIETLLGDVSAYVPTNVISITDGQIFLETDLFYAGVRPAINTGISVSRVGGDAQRPILRKIAGRLKLDMAQFRSLAAFAQFGSDLDKGTQQQLDRGMRLQELLKQPQYQPTPLGDQVALLVAGTRGKLDHVPVAQVKDWEERFLIFFHTNQPDFEQIVVAADYKLTDEIDKVLVETIDAFNETWARTTEPAAAQA from the coding sequence ATGGCGGAACTAACAAGCGAACTGACTAAAGGTTTATTGGAGCAAATTGCGAGCTTTGAGCGTGAACTGAAGGCGGTCGAGGTCGGGACCGTCGAAGAAGTTGGCGACGGTATCGCTCGCGTGGCGGGGTTGGACCACATCCGCGCGTCCGAACTGGTGCAGTTCGAAAACGGCGTGATGGGGATGGTGTTCAACCTCGAAGCGGACAATGTCGGTGTGATCATCATGGGTGACTACACCGAAATCCGCGAGGGTGACGAGGTGCGCGGCACAGACCGCGTGATCTCGGTGCCGGTGGGTGAGGGCCTCGTCGGGCGCGTCGTGGACGCGCTGGGCCGCCCCATCGACGGCAAGGGGCCGATCCGCAGCGCCGAATACCTGCCCGTCGAGCAGATGGCGCCCGGCGTCATCGACCGTCGCAACGTGGACCGTCCGCTGCAAACCGGTATCCGCGCCATCGACGCGATGTTTGCCATCGGTCGCGGCCAGCGCGAGCTGATCATTGGCGACCGCCAGACGGGTAAGACCGCCATCGCGCTCGACGCCATCATCAACCAAAAAGACGAAAACGTGATCTCGATCTACGTCGCCATCGGCCAGAAGCGCGCGCAGGTGGCGCGGGTCGTGGCGACGCTGGAAGAACACGGCGCAATGGACTCGACCATCGTCGTCGTCGCGTCCGCATCCGACCCCGCCGCGCTGCAATACATCGCGCCTTATTCGGGCACGGCGATGGGTGAGTACTTCATGGCGAAGGGCGGCGATGCCTTGATCGTCTACGACGACCTGTCCAAGCACGCGTGGGCGTATCGCCAGGTGTCCCTGCTGATGCGCCGCCCGCCGGGACGTGAGGCCTATCCGGGCGACGTGTTCTACCTGCACAGCCGCCTGCTGGAGCGCTCGGCGCAGATGTCGACGGAGCGCGGCGGCGGCAGCCTGACGGCGCTGCCGATCATCGAAACGCTGCTTGGCGACGTGTCGGCCTACGTGCCCACGAACGTGATCTCGATCACGGACGGCCAGATCTTCCTCGAAACGGACCTGTTCTACGCGGGCGTGCGTCCGGCGATCAACACGGGTATCAGCGTCAGCCGCGTCGGTGGTGACGCGCAGCGCCCAATCCTGCGCAAGATCGCGGGCCGCCTCAAGCTGGACATGGCTCAGTTCCGCAGCCTGGCTGCCTTCGCACAGTTCGGCTCGGACCTGGACAAGGGCACGCAGCAGCAGCTCGACCGTGGTATGCGCCTGCAGGAACTGCTGAAGCAGCCGCAGTACCAGCCGACCCCGCTGGGTGATCAGGTGGCGCTGCTGGTGGCAGGCACACGCGGCAAGCTGGACCATGTGCCGGTGGCGCAGGTGAAGGACTGGGAGGAGCGCTTCCTGATCTTCTTCCATACCAACCAGCCGGACTTCGAGCAGATCGTCGTCGCAGCGGATTACAAACTGACGGACGAGATCGATAAGGTGTTGGTAGAAACGATTGACGCCTTCAACGAAACCTGGGCGCGCACGACTGAACCCGCCGCCGCGCAAGCCTAG
- the atpG gene encoding ATP synthase F1 subunit gamma, which translates to MPTAREIQRRINSVQNINQVTHALEAVSASAVRRAQSAATSSRPYAQYAYEVLVNVAAQSRGTPLHPLLEVRQDVRRIAVVLITGDRGLAGAYNTNIVRRAMGFVDQYERPVHWVTVGRKGRDLVRRWIARQKANPDAPAYLKQQTIVAEFSNLPAAPDFEDVAPVAQTIFDEFLNHAVDEVFIAYTAFVNTMTQRPQVLHLLPLKPFEPASRTILDLVQPSPEVHNQHRVYTYEPSAEAILQEVLPRFTELQILQALRESLSSEHSARMVAMRNASSSAETLSEMLTLEYNKARQLAITSEILDIIGGVEALDQG; encoded by the coding sequence ATGCCTACCGCACGAGAGATTCAGCGCCGGATTAACTCGGTGCAAAACATCAATCAGGTGACGCACGCGCTTGAGGCCGTGTCGGCCTCGGCGGTGCGCCGCGCGCAAAGCGCCGCGACCTCCAGCCGTCCCTATGCCCAATACGCCTACGAGGTGCTGGTGAACGTCGCCGCGCAGAGCCGTGGCACGCCGCTGCACCCGCTGCTGGAAGTCCGCCAGGACGTCCGGCGCATTGCCGTGGTGCTCATTACCGGCGATCGCGGGCTGGCAGGCGCGTACAACACGAATATCGTGCGCCGCGCGATGGGCTTCGTCGACCAATACGAGCGTCCGGTGCACTGGGTAACCGTGGGCCGCAAAGGCCGCGATCTCGTGCGGCGCTGGATTGCGCGGCAGAAGGCGAACCCCGATGCGCCCGCGTATCTCAAGCAGCAGACCATCGTCGCGGAGTTTTCCAACCTGCCCGCCGCGCCGGATTTTGAGGACGTCGCGCCCGTCGCGCAGACGATCTTCGACGAGTTCCTGAACCACGCGGTGGACGAGGTCTTTATCGCCTACACGGCGTTCGTGAACACCATGACGCAGCGCCCGCAGGTGCTCCACCTGCTGCCGCTGAAGCCCTTCGAGCCTGCCAGCCGCACGATCCTCGATCTGGTGCAGCCCAGCCCGGAGGTGCACAACCAGCACCGTGTGTACACCTACGAGCCGAGCGCCGAGGCGATTCTGCAGGAAGTGCTGCCGCGCTTCACCGAGCTGCAAATCTTGCAGGCCCTGCGCGAAAGCCTGTCGAGCGAGCATAGCGCGCGCATGGTCGCCATGCGCAACGCCTCGTCGAGCGCGGAAACGCTGTCGGAGATGCTCACGCTGGAATACAACAAGGCTCGCCAGTTGGCGATCACGAGCGAAATCTTGGACATTATCGGCGGCGTCGAGGCCCTTGATCAGGGCTAA